A region of the Dreissena polymorpha isolate Duluth1 chromosome 6, UMN_Dpol_1.0, whole genome shotgun sequence genome:
ttgagagtcaaggtcattcaaaggtcaaggtaaaattcaacttgccaggtacattaacctcatgatagcataaaagtatttgaagtttgaaagcaatagccttgatacttaagaattaaagtggatcgaaacacaaaatttaaccatatattcaaagttactaagtcaaaaaagggccataattccgtaaaaatgacaaccagagttatgcaacttgtccttttactgtacccttatgatagtttgcgagtgttccaagtatgaaagcaatatatatgatactttaggggtaaagtggaccaaaacacaaaacttaaccaaattttcaattttctaagtataaagggcccataattccgtccaaatgccagttagagttacataactttgcttgcacagtccccttatgatagttaataagtgttgcaagtatgaaagcaatagctttgatactgtaggaataaagtggacctaaacacaaaactccaaattttcaattttctaagtataaaaagggcacataattctgtcaaaatgccagtcagagttacattactttgcctgcacagtccccttatgatagttagtaagtgttgcaagtatgaaagcaaaagctttgatacttaaggaataaaatggacctaaacacaaaacttaaccaaaattttcaattttctaagtataaaaagggcacataattctgtcaaaatgcacgccagagttatctaactttgcctgcccagtcccctcatgatagtaagtaagtgtaccaagtttgaatgcaatagcattgatactttctgagaaaagtggaccttaacgcaaaacttaaccaaaattttcaattttctaagtataaaaagggcacataattctgtcaaaatgcacgccagagttatctaactttgcctgcccagtccccttatgatagtaagtaagtgtaccaagtttgaatgcaatagcattgatactttctgagaaaaatggacctaaacgcaaaacttaaccggacgccgacgccatggcaacgccgacgccaaggtgatgacaatatctcataattttttttcaaaaaacagatgagctaaaaatgcttgatagattgctcttgtttatagacaatggaacattgaaaatatttggggtagtacgcaaactttaagatttgcacgCTAACACTAATGCCAACACAAACGCTAatgccagggtgagtaggatagctccactatttatatttcatatataatagtcgagctaaaaacagaACTTCTTTACAATTCCTGGCAAGGTAACACCAACACTACTGTAATTACAGTCAAACAAAAGGGACTATACCTGGACAGTAGTTTCAAACAAGCCCTTGTTTGGACTGGTTGCTATGGTGATTTGAAAATGGGCGTGGTCCACATTTATGTGACTAGAGAAGTTCCCATGGCGATTGTCGTCATCAATGGACTTCTGAAACATCAGAACCTGAAAGAGGCAGCATTCAACATGAGTTGTCCTGACAGCTTTGGAAGAGTAACCTTTTCCTTGGGTATCAGCTAAGAAAGAGTTACCTTTTCATTGGGTATCACCTAAGTAAGAGTAACCTTTTCCTTGGGTATCAGCTAAGAAAGTTACCTTTTCATTGGGTAACAGCTAAGAGTTACATTTTCATTGGGTAACAGCTAAGAAAGAGTTACCTTTTCATTGGGTATTTCATTGGGTATCAGCTTGGAAAGAGTTACCTTTTCATTGGGTATCTGCTAAGAAAGAGTTACCTTTTCATTGGGTATCTGCTAAGGAAGAGTTACCTTTTTATTGTGTATCAGCTAAGAAAGAGAAACTTTTCATTGCGTAGTAGCTACAAAAGATTTACCTTTTCATTGAGTATCAGCTAAGAGTTACCTTTTCATTCGATATCAGCCAAGAGAGTAACCTTTTCATTGGGCATCAGCTCAGAAACAGTTTCCTTGGGTATCAGTTAAGAAAGAGTTACCGTCTCATTGGATATCAGTTAAGGAAGAGTTACCTTTCATTCCGTATCAGCTAAGAAAGAGTTACCTTTTCATTGGGTATCAGCTAAGGAAGAGTTACCTTTTCATTGGGTATCAGCTAATAAAGAGTTACCTTTTCATTGGGTATCAGCAGGACAGCATGGAGAAGAGACTTGAATCGAAGTTCCTCACATAAATGGCGCACAGGCCTTGTCTGCCTGTCTAGGAAATCCACAAATGCGTTCACAGACTTCTGCACATGAGTGTCAGTCACGTCCAGTTCAAGCTGCTTCAAACACGTGCACCAATGCATGTCTATGTGAGCCATCGAACACGTCCGGTTGGCCGGTACCTCATCTAACAGGCTTATTCCTCTTGGAATAGTCTTGAAGGAATGCACTTTACTTTTACGTGATAAATTTAGTATGTTTATAAGAGTCTCGTGAATGTCAAAAGGAGTTACTAACTTGTCAGCATTTCTTTGTAAGTTCCTCCATAACAATGGATAGTTTTCCCTGATCTGTTTTGGCATAGCTATGGACATCATTGGTAGTCGCTCCTCCATTTTACCTTGAATTGTTTTACGGACACGAGAATATCTTGCGCCGTGATCAGCAAATACCATCACAAACGTATTGTCAAGAAAACCACCCTTATGTAGATATTCAAACATCTCCACAAAGTCTGCGTCAATATACTCCCCAGGATTGTTATCCCAATGTGTCAGCTCACTGCCAAAGGTGAAAGCAAACTTAGACACATTTGCATACTTCACAAAAAACTCCTTAGTATAGTTGAGCAAGTACACATGATTGGGGACATTGCCAGTGCAATATCTTGGGCTATCCCTGTGTACAGGACTCTCCCAGAGGGCCTGCCAAAAGGGCCGCATGTAGTGGTCCGTGGGTGGTCGCAGGAACCCGTTAAGTCTAAGATTGAAGACCCCAATGCTCGGCTCATCTTCCGAATACAATGTGGCATAGCCCTTGCTCGCGAAGTTGTTCCAGACCAATGGATAGCTATCTACGTATTCACTTTCCACAAAGTGTTTGCGTACCTCAGGGAGCTCCACTTCACTTTTTCCTGAAAGTGTACACTGCAAATTACAATTACTGTGTACTTTATTATAAAACAGCAATTTGTTAGccctattgggaaaagtactgCTGCCAGCGGCTTATTAGTgggaaaaaaactaaaattgggaaaattcccATTGTGAAGCCTTCAGATTAGAACATTGGTGTATTTTTTTGTTcctaacaaataatttaaaattgttcaataagtgttttcaagttgtcaatattatagtGTCTGTATAGGGAAataaatgttgcattaaaaaaaaaacaagagcgccgcatgacggagcaatatacgcccgattcgtgtgccattggagatgatacactgatgattgatgtatttgtttttgttttgaattagagtccggacaaagtaaaatgcactaattgaccctttgacctagtttttgacccagcatgacccatattcggacttgacctagatatcaactagatgcaactactgaccaagtttggtgaagatcggatgaatacaatttgaattagagtccggacaaagtggcgccgttgaaaatgcactaattgaccctatgacctagtttttgacccggcatgacccatattcgaacttggcctatatatcaactagatgcaactgctgaccaagtttggtgaagatcggatgaatacaatttgaaatagagtccggacaaagtggcccctttgaaaatgcacttattgaccctatgacctagtttttgacccggcatgacccatattcgaacttggcctagatatcaactagatgcaactgctgaccaagtttggtgaagat
Encoded here:
- the LOC127833586 gene encoding uncharacterized protein LOC127833586 isoform X2, giving the protein MDYEEADFDQFLVQVYPKPEVFNRISKIALRSDFQERPNVLMFGLDSMSRLSWQRKMPRTYKYLQEVLGSVIFEGYNIVGDATTAALIPMLTGKSEVELPEVRKHFVESEYVDSYPLVWNNFASKGYATLYSEDEPSIGVFNLRLNGFLRPPTDHYMRPFWQALWESPVHRDSPRYCTGNVPNHVYLLNYTKEFFVKYANVSKFAFTFGSELTHWDNNPGEYIDADFVEMFEYLHKGGFLDNTFVMVFADHGARYSRVRKTIQGKMEERLPMMSIAMPKQIRENYPLLWRNLQRNADKLVTPFDIHETLINILNLSRKSKVHSFKTIPRGISLLDEVPANRTCSMAHIDMHWCTCLKQLELDVTDTHVQKSVNAFVDFLDRQTRPVRHLCEELRFKSLLHAVLLIPNEKVLMFQKSIDDDNRHGNFSSHINVDHAHFQITIATSPNKGLFETTVQVNMTSGAYTVLESAVSRLDRYGNQPACVQDKYPDLRWRLHKTLTVGGKPSSTGEMPVKRWP
- the LOC127833586 gene encoding uncharacterized protein LOC127833586 isoform X1, which codes for MDYEEADFDQFLVQVYPKPEVFNRISKIALRSDFQERPNVLMFGLDSMSRLSWQRKMPRTYKYLQEVLGSVIFEGYNIVGDATTAALIPMLTGKSEVELPEVRKHFVESEYVDSYPLVWNNFASKGYATLYSEDEPSIGVFNLRLNGFLRPPTDHYMRPFWQALWESPVHRDSPRYCTGNVPNHVYLLNYTKEFFVKYANVSKFAFTFGSELTHWDNNPGEYIDADFVEMFEYLHKGGFLDNTFVMVFADHGARYSRVRKTIQGKMEERLPMMSIAMPKQIRENYPLLWRNLQRNADKLVTPFDIHETLINILNLSRKSKVHSFKTIPRGISLLDEVPANRTCSMAHIDMHWCTCLKQLELDVTDTHVQKSVNAFVDFLDRQTRPVRHLCEELRFKSLLHAVLLIPNEKVLMFQKSIDDDNRHGNFSSHINVDHAHFQITIATSPNKGLFETTVQVNMTSGAYTVLESAVSRLDRYGNQPACVQDKYPDLRKYCYCWRLHKTLTVGGKPSSTGEMPVKRWP